In Taeniopygia guttata chromosome Z, bTaeGut7.mat, whole genome shotgun sequence, one genomic interval encodes:
- the CZH9orf85 gene encoding uncharacterized protein C9orf85 homolog isoform X2, which translates to MKINAKLHDGVCQHCKGILEWRVKFRKYKLLTKPKKCVKCLQKTVKDPYHIICRPCAGKLEICAKCGKQEEIVIPIDKGQDRTDSDTSKNGRESSKLKDELDFETNFSSADSDEDSDVLEEQFKTMNFETTEI; encoded by the exons aaaataaatgctaaGCTTCATGATGGAGTGTGTCAGCATTGCAAAGGTATCTTGGAGTGGCGAGTAAAATTCAGGAAGTACAAACTACTGACAAAACCTAAAAAGTG TGTGAAATGCCTCCAGAAGACTGTAAAAGATCCTTATCATATTATTTGTCGACCATGTGCTGGTAAACTAGAAATCTGTGCTAAGTGTGGGAAACAAGAAGAAATAGTGATTCC GATTGATAAAGGACAAGACAGGACTGACAGTGACACTTCTAAAAATGGCCGAGAGAGCAGTAAATTGAAGGATGAGCTGGATTTTGAAACAAATTTCAGTAGTGCAGATAGTGATGAAGACTCTGATGTGCTTGAAGAACAATTTAAAACTATGAATTTTGAAACAACAGAGATCTAA